One part of the Bradyrhizobium sp. CB1650 genome encodes these proteins:
- a CDS encoding homoserine kinase, producing MAVYTDVAADELAEFLNQYDLGELLSYKGIAEGVENSNFLLHTTKGSFILTLYEKRVAKNDLPFFLALMTHLAEHGINCPLPVKGRDGEALRELAGRPAAIITFLEGIWPRKPNAAHCAGVGEALAKMHLAGANFAIRRTNALSVSGWRPLFDSAATRADEVQPGLCAFLAAELDYLESGVWPTHLPDGVIHADLFNDNVFFLGDQLSGIIDFTFACNDMLAYDVAICLNAWCFEADHSFNVTKARAFLNAYGRVRKLTEAEEAALPLLARGAAIRFLLTRLVDWLNVPPGALVKPKDPIEYVRKLRFHQSVSSVRDYGLMPSGLVA from the coding sequence CGGAATTTTTGAATCAGTACGATCTCGGCGAATTGCTCTCCTACAAGGGCATCGCCGAGGGCGTCGAGAACTCCAACTTCCTGCTGCACACGACCAAGGGCTCGTTCATCCTCACGCTCTATGAGAAGCGCGTGGCGAAGAACGACTTGCCGTTCTTCCTCGCGCTGATGACGCATCTTGCCGAGCACGGCATCAACTGTCCGCTGCCGGTGAAGGGCAGGGACGGCGAAGCGCTGCGCGAGCTCGCAGGCAGGCCTGCGGCGATCATCACGTTCCTCGAAGGCATCTGGCCGCGCAAGCCGAACGCCGCGCATTGCGCGGGGGTCGGCGAGGCGTTGGCAAAGATGCATCTGGCCGGCGCCAATTTCGCGATCAGACGCACCAACGCGCTCTCGGTCTCCGGCTGGCGCCCACTGTTCGATTCTGCCGCCACGCGCGCCGACGAGGTGCAGCCGGGGCTGTGCGCGTTTCTCGCCGCCGAGCTCGACTACCTCGAGAGTGGCGTCTGGCCGACGCATCTGCCGGACGGCGTGATCCACGCCGACCTGTTCAACGACAACGTCTTCTTTCTCGGTGACCAGCTCTCTGGCATCATCGACTTCACTTTCGCCTGCAACGACATGTTGGCCTATGACGTCGCGATCTGCCTGAACGCCTGGTGCTTCGAGGCGGATCATTCCTTCAACGTCACCAAGGCGCGGGCCTTCCTGAATGCTTACGGTCGCGTGCGAAAGCTGACCGAAGCGGAAGAGGCCGCACTGCCGCTGCTGGCGCGCGGCGCTGCGATCCGCTTCCTGCTGACACGGCTGGTCGACTGGCTCAACGTGCCGCCCGGCGCGCTGGTCAAGCCCAAGGATCCGATCGAATATGTTCGCAAGCTGCGTTTCCACCAGAGCGTTTCGAGCGTGCGCGACTATGGGCTGATGCCGTCAGGACTCGTCGCGTGA
- a CDS encoding nitronate monooxygenase family protein — protein MSMPALFKGRLSIPVIGSPLFIISVPDLVIAQCKAGVVGSFPALNARPPELLDEWLARITEELAAYDRAHPDRPSAPFAVNQIVHKSNNRLDHDMQLCAKYKVPMIISSLGAREELNQAVHGWGGIVFHDVINQKFAHKAIEKGADGLILVAAGAGGHAGTISPLAFVAETRKWFDGPIALSGAIGNGKAIRAARILGADFAYIGSAFIATQEANAVERYKEMIAGSTADDIVYSNLFTGVHGNYLKPSILAAGMDPENLPTSDPTKMNFGTDASGERAKPKAWKEIWGSGQGIGSIEKVVPAAELIARFKKEYDEAIDPPL, from the coding sequence ATGTCCATGCCCGCCTTGTTCAAGGGGCGCCTCTCGATCCCCGTGATCGGTTCGCCGCTCTTCATCATCTCGGTGCCGGATCTCGTGATCGCGCAGTGCAAGGCGGGTGTGGTCGGCTCGTTTCCGGCGTTGAACGCGCGTCCGCCGGAACTGCTCGACGAGTGGCTGGCGCGGATCACCGAAGAACTCGCGGCCTATGACCGCGCCCATCCCGACCGGCCTTCGGCGCCCTTCGCGGTCAATCAGATCGTGCACAAGTCGAACAACCGGCTCGATCACGACATGCAGCTCTGCGCCAAGTACAAGGTGCCGATGATCATCTCCTCGCTCGGCGCGCGCGAAGAATTGAACCAGGCCGTGCACGGCTGGGGCGGCATCGTCTTCCACGACGTGATCAACCAGAAGTTCGCGCACAAGGCGATCGAGAAGGGCGCCGACGGTCTGATCCTGGTCGCGGCCGGCGCCGGCGGCCATGCCGGCACCATCTCGCCGCTCGCCTTCGTTGCAGAGACACGAAAGTGGTTCGACGGCCCGATCGCGCTATCGGGTGCGATCGGCAACGGCAAGGCGATCCGCGCCGCGCGCATTCTCGGCGCCGACTTCGCCTATATCGGTTCGGCCTTCATCGCCACGCAGGAGGCCAACGCGGTCGAGCGCTACAAGGAGATGATCGCAGGCTCGACGGCCGACGACATCGTCTATTCTAACCTCTTTACCGGCGTGCACGGCAACTATCTGAAGCCGTCGATCCTCGCCGCCGGCATGGATCCGGAAAACCTGCCGACCTCGGATCCCACCAAGATGAACTTCGGCACCGACGCCTCCGGCGAGCGCGCCAAGCCGAAGGCCTGGAAGGAGATCTGGGGCTCCGGCCAGGGCATCGGCAGCATCGAGAAGGTCGTGCCCGCCGCCGAACTGATCGCGCGCTTCAAGAAGGAATACGACGAGGCGATCGATCCGCCGTTGTGA
- the rnhA gene encoding ribonuclease HI produces the protein MSALPNVTIYTDGACSGNPGPGGWGAILKFGDKEKELNGGERHTTNNQMELMAAISALEALKKPCTVDLYTDSQYVRQGITGWIHGWKRNGWRTADKKPVKNVELWQRLDAALKQHEIRWHWVKGHAGHPENERADQLARDGIAKARLQQRVTE, from the coding sequence GTGAGCGCGCTGCCCAACGTCACCATCTATACGGACGGCGCCTGCTCGGGAAATCCGGGGCCCGGCGGCTGGGGCGCGATCCTGAAGTTCGGCGACAAGGAGAAGGAGCTGAACGGCGGGGAGCGCCACACCACCAACAACCAGATGGAGTTGATGGCGGCGATCTCGGCACTCGAAGCGCTGAAGAAGCCGTGCACCGTCGATCTCTACACGGACAGCCAGTATGTCCGTCAGGGCATCACCGGCTGGATCCATGGTTGGAAACGCAACGGCTGGCGCACCGCCGACAAGAAGCCGGTCAAGAACGTCGAGCTATGGCAGCGCTTGGACGCCGCACTGAAGCAGCACGAGATCCGCTGGCACTGGGTCAAGGGCCACGCCGGTCACCCCGAGAACGAGCGTGCCGATCAATTGGCCCGCGACGGGATCGCGAAGGCGCGGTTGCAGCAGAGGGTGACGGAGTAG
- a CDS encoding DUF924 domain-containing protein — MTELADIGPAGILAFWRESGRDRWYKHDDAFDVEVRRRFLGLWRKAAAGELSSWEASDDGALALVIVLDQFPRNMFRDDPLTFSSDALARAVARRALARGADKRVDSALREFFYLPFMHSEHLPDQLHCVELFRKIDGSENLKYAEEHAGIIRRFGRFPHRNRVLGRKTTEEEQAFLDRGGFAG, encoded by the coding sequence ATGACTGAACTTGCCGACATCGGACCGGCCGGCATTCTCGCGTTCTGGCGCGAGAGCGGCCGCGACCGCTGGTACAAGCACGACGACGCTTTCGACGTGGAAGTGCGGCGCCGGTTTCTTGGGTTGTGGCGCAAGGCCGCCGCCGGCGAACTGTCGTCCTGGGAGGCGAGCGATGACGGGGCGCTGGCGCTTGTCATCGTGCTCGACCAGTTTCCCCGCAACATGTTCCGCGACGATCCCCTGACGTTTTCCAGCGACGCGCTGGCGCGCGCGGTGGCCCGCCGCGCACTCGCCCGCGGCGCGGACAAGCGGGTGGATTCCGCGCTGCGCGAATTCTTCTACCTACCCTTCATGCATTCCGAGCATCTGCCCGACCAGCTCCATTGCGTCGAGCTGTTCCGGAAGATCGATGGCAGCGAGAACCTGAAATACGCCGAGGAGCACGCCGGCATCATCCGCCGATTCGGGCGTTTCCCCCACCGCAACCGCGTCCTCGGGCGAAAGACCACGGAGGAAGAACAGGCGTTCCTCGACCGTGGCGGCTTTGCCGGTTGA
- a CDS encoding ABC transporter substrate-binding protein, translating to MLGIRTIALRGLLSLFVALSALSARDVRATETVAPSVAIRFAFDRPIESSMAPFFVAMKDGRFAAQHLAVSLTSAAGSPEALARVAKGDSDLALVDINELIRFRDNADAPPVKAVFVLFNRAPYAIVARKSRGIHLLSDLDGKTVGVAESDLSIRLWPALAQQNGITTSHVKFHKMSAAVREPILSAGQVDAVAGFPYLSAVNLRDRGVPGNDLAVLRYADYGCEAYGFAVVVSPVFAAVKPDAVKGFLRALVAGINATVKEPVRAVDEVLGRMDNGERDLELERLHTVLADDILTDEVRRDGLGGVDPARLERSIDQIAQDFKFRRRPTARDIFDPQFLPPVEGRLIN from the coding sequence ATGCTCGGAATCAGGACGATCGCCCTTCGCGGCCTGCTGTCACTTTTCGTCGCACTGTCCGCGCTGTCCGCGCGCGACGTCAGGGCCACCGAGACCGTCGCGCCGTCGGTCGCGATCCGGTTCGCCTTCGACCGGCCGATCGAATCGAGCATGGCGCCGTTCTTCGTAGCGATGAAGGACGGCAGGTTCGCCGCTCAGCATCTCGCCGTCTCCCTCACCAGCGCGGCCGGATCGCCGGAGGCGCTCGCGCGCGTTGCCAAAGGTGACAGCGATCTCGCACTCGTCGACATCAACGAACTGATCCGCTTCCGCGACAATGCCGATGCGCCGCCGGTCAAGGCGGTGTTCGTGCTGTTCAACCGTGCGCCCTACGCGATCGTCGCGCGCAAGAGCCGCGGCATTCACCTTCTGTCCGACCTCGACGGCAAGACCGTCGGCGTTGCCGAGAGCGATCTGTCGATCCGCCTGTGGCCGGCGCTCGCGCAGCAGAACGGCATCACCACATCGCACGTGAAATTCCACAAAATGAGCGCGGCGGTGCGCGAACCGATCCTCTCGGCCGGGCAGGTCGATGCGGTGGCGGGCTTCCCTTATCTTTCGGCGGTGAACCTGCGCGACCGCGGCGTGCCGGGGAACGATCTCGCCGTACTGCGCTACGCCGACTATGGCTGCGAAGCTTACGGCTTTGCCGTGGTGGTCAGCCCCGTCTTCGCTGCAGTGAAGCCCGACGCCGTGAAAGGCTTCTTGCGCGCGCTGGTCGCCGGCATCAACGCCACCGTCAAGGAGCCGGTACGCGCCGTGGACGAGGTCCTGGGCCGCATGGACAACGGCGAACGCGACCTCGAGCTCGAACGCCTGCACACCGTGCTCGCCGACGACATCCTGACTGACGAGGTCCGCCGCGATGGCCTCGGCGGTGTCGACCCCGCGCGGCTGGAGCGTTCGATCGACCAGATCGCACAGGACTTCAAATTCCGCAGGCGACCGACCGCGCGCGATATCTTCGACCCGCAGTTCCTGCCGCCGGTCGAGGGCCGGCTGATCAATTGA
- a CDS encoding D-alanyl-D-alanine carboxypeptidase — protein sequence MHVFRPLLRHSLLNLFAAALALAALLAPRAADAEAVLLIEADSGKVLQADNATIPWYPASVTKIMTAYVTLKAVKDGKITLDTMFTVSPTAASQSPSKMGFRPGTQLTVDNALKMMMVKSANDMAVVLAEGVGGSIDGFSAMMNQTAQKLGMTQTSYVNPNGLPADGQITSARDLGILARAFLRDLPEYEYFVHIPAIRFGKRITPNFNKLIGRYPGADGFKTGFICASGYNLVASATRNGRRLIAVVLGANSGTARAVKAAQLLERGFSQDNLSWLRPSLGAVENLVPVDAAPPNLREEMCGGHRKRPASDDDDAMIATSAGPTGSTSATGGEAQVTFFTAGLQPPLMKASDLMASAAAPVEPVPVYTGPTRTGAALIAAVAADADQQATPKARGKKSRVAARKPDAADNPKDGNKDAWKGARTAAAKPDAKPNAKGESKGDAKTAAKPAGTKHAAAKPDASKPAEKPVASGDQAAKPAKPKAATKPKPAPNNS from the coding sequence GTGCACGTCTTTCGCCCGCTGCTTCGACATTCCCTGTTGAATCTTTTCGCTGCGGCGCTTGCGCTCGCCGCGCTGCTTGCGCCGCGCGCGGCAGATGCCGAAGCGGTGCTCCTCATCGAAGCCGACAGCGGCAAGGTGTTGCAGGCGGACAACGCGACCATTCCCTGGTATCCGGCGTCCGTCACCAAGATCATGACCGCCTATGTGACGCTGAAGGCGGTCAAGGACGGCAAGATCACGCTCGACACGATGTTCACCGTCTCCCCGACGGCGGCCTCGCAATCGCCGTCGAAGATGGGATTCCGTCCGGGAACGCAGCTCACCGTCGACAACGCGCTGAAGATGATGATGGTCAAGTCGGCGAACGACATGGCCGTGGTGCTCGCCGAAGGCGTCGGCGGTTCGATCGACGGCTTCTCGGCGATGATGAACCAGACCGCGCAGAAGCTCGGGATGACGCAGACGAGCTACGTCAATCCGAACGGCCTGCCCGCCGACGGCCAGATCACCTCGGCGCGCGACCTCGGCATTCTCGCACGCGCGTTCCTGCGCGACCTGCCAGAGTACGAGTACTTCGTGCACATCCCTGCGATCCGCTTCGGCAAGCGCATCACGCCGAATTTCAACAAGCTGATCGGCCGCTATCCGGGCGCCGACGGATTCAAGACCGGCTTCATCTGCGCCTCCGGCTACAACCTCGTGGCATCGGCCACGCGCAACGGACGCCGGCTGATCGCGGTGGTGCTCGGCGCCAACTCCGGCACCGCGCGCGCGGTGAAGGCGGCGCAGCTCCTCGAGCGCGGCTTCTCGCAGGACAATCTGTCGTGGCTGCGCCCCTCGCTCGGCGCCGTCGAGAACCTCGTGCCGGTCGACGCCGCGCCGCCGAACCTGCGCGAGGAGATGTGCGGCGGCCACCGCAAGCGTCCCGCGAGCGACGACGATGACGCGATGATCGCGACCAGTGCCGGACCGACCGGATCGACCTCGGCCACCGGCGGCGAAGCTCAGGTGACCTTCTTCACCGCCGGGCTTCAACCGCCGTTGATGAAGGCCTCCGACCTGATGGCCTCGGCCGCGGCGCCCGTCGAGCCGGTGCCGGTCTATACCGGCCCGACCCGCACCGGTGCGGCTCTGATCGCGGCGGTTGCCGCCGATGCCGACCAGCAGGCGACCCCGAAGGCGCGTGGCAAGAAGTCGCGCGTCGCGGCCAGAAAGCCCGACGCGGCGGACAATCCCAAGGACGGCAACAAGGACGCCTGGAAGGGCGCCCGGACGGCGGCCGCCAAGCCAGATGCCAAGCCTAACGCGAAGGGTGAGAGCAAGGGCGACGCCAAGACCGCGGCGAAGCCGGCCGGGACCAAGCATGCCGCGGCCAAGCCCGATGCGTCCAAACCTGCTGAGAAGCCTGTCGCCAGCGGCGATCAAGCGGCCAAGCCTGCCAAGCCGAAGGCGGCGACCAAGCCCAAGCCGGCGCCCAACAACAGTTAA
- a CDS encoding long-chain fatty acid--CoA ligase — translation MERIWLKQYPPGVPADIEPTQYASLVDLLEESFTRFADRKAFICMDKAISYRDLDQMSLALASYLQGRGLQRGARVAIMMPNVLQYPVATAAVLRAGFAVVNVNPLYTPRELEHQLKDSGAEAIIVLENFAHTVQQVIAKTPVKHVIVASMGDLLGFKGVIVNLVVRRVKKMVPAWSLPGAVPFNEALSAGRGLTFNKPKLSPGDVAFLQYTGGTTGVSKGATLLHRNIVANVLQNDAWLQPALNAPPHVDQLMIVCALPLYHIFALTACYLLAVRAGGCNLLIPNPRDIAGFIKELAKYQVNSFPAVNTLYNGLMHHPDFKKLDFSRLKISNGGGMAVQRPVAEQWKAVTGCFIAEGYGLSETSPTLTCNPATTTEFSGSIGIPVPSTWISIRDDDGNEVPLGQPGEICAKGPQVMAGYWNRPDETAKVMTADGYFRTGDIGVMDERGYTKIVDRKKDMILVSGFNVYPNEIEEVIASHPGVLECAVIGIPDSKSGEAVKAFVVKKDPNLTAEDVIKYCQEQLTGYKVPKHIEFRTDLPKTNVGKILRRQLRDEKKAEAA, via the coding sequence ATGGAGCGCATCTGGCTCAAGCAATATCCGCCCGGCGTGCCCGCTGATATCGAGCCGACGCAATACGCATCGCTGGTCGACCTCCTGGAGGAGAGCTTTACCAGGTTCGCCGACCGCAAGGCCTTCATCTGCATGGACAAGGCGATCAGCTACCGCGACCTCGACCAGATGTCGCTGGCGCTTGCGTCCTACCTGCAAGGCCGCGGCCTGCAGCGCGGCGCACGCGTCGCGATCATGATGCCGAACGTGCTGCAATATCCGGTCGCGACCGCCGCCGTGCTGCGCGCCGGCTTTGCCGTGGTCAACGTCAACCCGCTCTACACGCCGCGCGAGCTCGAGCACCAGCTCAAGGATTCCGGCGCCGAAGCCATCATCGTGCTGGAGAATTTCGCCCACACCGTCCAGCAGGTGATCGCGAAGACGCCGGTGAAGCACGTGATCGTCGCCAGCATGGGCGACCTGCTCGGCTTCAAGGGCGTGATCGTCAATCTCGTCGTGCGCCGCGTGAAGAAGATGGTGCCCGCCTGGTCGCTGCCGGGCGCGGTACCCTTCAACGAGGCACTGTCGGCCGGCCGCGGCCTCACGTTCAACAAGCCGAAGCTCTCGCCCGGCGACGTCGCCTTCCTGCAATATACCGGCGGCACCACCGGCGTCTCCAAGGGCGCCACCCTGCTCCACCGCAACATCGTCGCCAACGTGTTGCAGAACGATGCCTGGCTCCAGCCGGCGCTCAACGCACCGCCGCATGTCGACCAGCTCATGATCGTCTGCGCGCTGCCGCTCTATCACATCTTTGCACTGACGGCCTGTTACCTGCTGGCGGTGCGCGCCGGCGGCTGCAACCTCCTGATCCCCAATCCGCGCGACATCGCCGGCTTCATCAAGGAGCTGGCCAAGTACCAGGTCAACAGCTTCCCGGCCGTCAACACGCTCTACAACGGCCTGATGCATCACCCCGACTTCAAGAAGCTCGACTTCTCCAGGCTGAAGATCTCCAACGGCGGCGGCATGGCGGTGCAACGCCCGGTCGCCGAGCAGTGGAAGGCTGTGACCGGCTGCTTCATCGCCGAAGGCTACGGCCTGTCGGAGACCTCGCCGACCCTCACCTGCAATCCGGCGACCACGACCGAGTTCTCCGGCTCGATCGGCATTCCCGTGCCCTCGACCTGGATCTCGATCCGTGACGACGACGGCAACGAGGTGCCGCTTGGCCAGCCCGGCGAGATCTGCGCCAAGGGCCCGCAGGTGATGGCGGGCTACTGGAACAGGCCCGACGAGACCGCGAAGGTGATGACGGCCGACGGCTATTTCCGCACCGGCGACATCGGCGTGATGGACGAGCGGGGCTACACCAAGATCGTCGACCGCAAGAAGGACATGATCCTGGTCTCGGGCTTCAATGTCTATCCGAACGAGATCGAGGAAGTGATCGCGAGCCATCCGGGCGTGCTCGAATGCGCCGTGATCGGCATTCCCGATTCCAAATCGGGCGAGGCGGTGAAGGCCTTCGTGGTGAAGAAGGATCCGAACCTCACGGCTGAAGACGTGATCAAGTACTGCCAGGAGCAGCTCACCGGCTACAAGGTGCCCAAGCACATCGAATTCCGGACCGACCTGCCGAAGACCAATGTCGGCAAGATCCTGCGCCGGCAATTGCGCGACGAGAAAAAGGCGGAGGCGGCGTGA
- a CDS encoding glucan ABC transporter ATP-binding protein/ permease yields the protein MSILRLYTRVLELLGKEARLGWLLAVANLLLAAAQFAEPVLFGRIVDVLSGKAVAGTTSAWPFLWAWVAFGLFTIICSALVALHADRLAHRQRQAVLTSYFEHILQLPLTFHSGTHSGRLMKVMLNGTDALWRLWLGFFREHFAAILSVVVLLPLSLYLNWRLAILLFVLCVVFTGLTTFVVRRTFGMQMAVEEHYSELSARASDALGNVALVQSFVRVESEVQGLRSVADELLAAQMPVLSWWALVTVITRASTTITVLAIFTLGIALHDQGLTTVGEIVMFVSFATLLIQKLEQVVSFINNVFMEAPRLREFFNVLDAVPAVHDRPDAIDAGRLSGLVEFHDVTFSYDGKRPAVEDLSFTALPGQTIALVGPTGAGKSTAIALLHRAFDPQSGFIKIDGMDVRGITLTSLRRNIGVVFQEALLFNRSIADNLRVGKPDATEAEMRLAAERAQALAFIERSGGFETNAGERGRMLSGGERQRLSIARALLKDPPILILDEATSALDAVTETKVNAALDEVMKGRTTFVIAHRLSTIRNATRILVFENGRVIESGTFDELVAKGGHFAELARAQFMVQENVQASMTAAEAAASAVKSC from the coding sequence ATGTCCATCCTCCGCCTCTACACCCGCGTCCTTGAGCTGCTCGGCAAAGAGGCGCGGCTGGGCTGGCTGCTGGCGGTCGCCAATCTCCTGCTTGCGGCCGCGCAGTTCGCCGAGCCCGTGCTGTTCGGCCGCATCGTCGACGTGCTCTCCGGCAAGGCGGTCGCCGGCACGACCTCGGCCTGGCCGTTTCTGTGGGCCTGGGTCGCGTTCGGGCTGTTCACCATCATCTGCAGCGCGCTTGTTGCGCTGCACGCCGACCGCCTCGCCCACCGTCAGCGGCAGGCGGTGCTGACGAGCTATTTCGAGCACATCCTGCAACTGCCGCTGACCTTCCACTCCGGCACCCATTCGGGCCGGTTGATGAAAGTGATGTTGAACGGCACCGACGCGCTGTGGCGGCTGTGGCTCGGCTTCTTCCGCGAGCATTTTGCCGCGATCCTTTCGGTGGTGGTGCTGCTGCCGCTGTCGCTTTATCTGAACTGGCGGCTTGCGATCCTCCTGTTCGTGCTCTGCGTCGTCTTCACAGGCCTGACCACCTTCGTCGTGCGCAGAACCTTCGGCATGCAGATGGCGGTCGAGGAGCACTACAGCGAACTCTCCGCCCGCGCGTCCGACGCGCTCGGCAACGTCGCACTGGTGCAGAGTTTCGTGCGCGTCGAATCCGAGGTGCAGGGCTTGCGTTCCGTCGCCGACGAATTGCTCGCTGCGCAGATGCCGGTACTGTCCTGGTGGGCGCTGGTCACCGTGATCACGCGCGCCTCCACCACCATCACCGTACTGGCGATCTTCACGCTCGGCATAGCACTGCACGACCAGGGACTGACCACCGTCGGCGAGATCGTGATGTTCGTGAGCTTCGCGACCCTGCTGATCCAGAAGCTTGAGCAGGTCGTCAGCTTCATCAACAACGTGTTCATGGAAGCGCCGCGGCTGCGCGAGTTCTTCAACGTGCTCGACGCCGTACCCGCCGTCCACGACCGGCCCGACGCAATCGATGCCGGACGGCTGTCCGGCCTCGTCGAATTTCACGACGTCACCTTCTCCTATGACGGCAAGCGCCCGGCGGTCGAGGATCTCTCCTTCACAGCGCTGCCCGGCCAGACCATCGCGCTGGTCGGCCCGACCGGCGCCGGCAAGTCCACCGCGATCGCGCTTTTGCATCGCGCCTTCGACCCGCAATCCGGCTTCATCAAGATCGACGGCATGGACGTGCGCGGGATCACGCTGACATCGCTGCGGCGAAATATCGGCGTGGTGTTCCAGGAGGCGCTGCTGTTCAACCGTTCGATCGCGGACAATTTGCGCGTCGGCAAGCCGGACGCGACGGAGGCGGAAATGCGCCTCGCCGCCGAGCGCGCGCAGGCGCTCGCATTCATCGAGCGCAGCGGCGGCTTCGAGACCAATGCCGGCGAGCGTGGCCGCATGCTGTCCGGCGGCGAGCGGCAGCGGTTGTCGATCGCGCGCGCGCTGCTCAAGGACCCGCCGATCCTGATCCTGGACGAGGCAACCAGCGCGCTCGACGCGGTCACCGAGACCAAGGTGAACGCCGCTCTCGATGAAGTGATGAAGGGTCGCACCACCTTCGTGATCGCGCACCGCCTCTCCACCATCCGCAATGCCACGCGAATCCTGGTGTTCGAGAATGGCCGGGTGATCGAGAGCGGAACTTTCGATGAACTCGTGGCCAAAGGCGGCCATTTTGCCGAGCTCGCCAGGGCCCAGTTCATGGTGCAAGAGAACGTGCAGGCGAGCATGACGGCGGCGGAGGCCGCGGCGTCGGCTGTCAAGTCCTGTTAG
- a CDS encoding peroxiredoxin codes for MAIQVGDKLPEAKFRVMTAEGPQVKTTDDIFKGKKVALFAVPGAYTGTCHKMHLPSIFLNAYAIKDKGVDTIAIVSVNDAFVMNAWKRDTDQRDEATFLADGNADFTKAIGMELDASANGLGIRSKRYSMLVEDGVVKKLNLEAMPGKVEVSGGDTLLGQL; via the coding sequence ATGGCGATCCAAGTTGGCGACAAGCTGCCCGAGGCGAAATTCCGCGTGATGACGGCGGAAGGTCCGCAGGTGAAAACCACCGATGACATCTTCAAGGGCAAGAAGGTGGCGCTGTTCGCGGTGCCCGGCGCCTACACCGGCACCTGCCACAAGATGCATCTGCCGAGCATCTTCCTCAACGCCTACGCCATCAAGGACAAGGGCGTCGATACCATCGCGATCGTCTCCGTCAACGACGCTTTCGTGATGAATGCCTGGAAGCGCGACACCGACCAGCGCGACGAGGCGACCTTCCTCGCCGACGGCAATGCCGACTTCACCAAGGCGATCGGCATGGAGTTAGATGCCTCCGCCAACGGCCTCGGCATCCGCTCCAAGCGCTATTCGATGCTGGTCGAGGACGGCGTCGTGAAGAAGCTGAACCTCGAGGCGATGCCCGGCAAGGTCGAAGTGTCGGGCGGCGATACGCTGCTGGGGCAGCTCTGA
- a CDS encoding DedA family protein, giving the protein MVLDRGAMLKRIYDWCIDAAHKPYALWIMGAVAFAESSFFPVPPDVMLIPMSLARPQRAWVYAAVCTATSVLGGILGYAIGALLYDSVGHWLIQVYGLGDKVDAFRASYAEWGAVIILLKGLTPIPYKLVTITSGFAGYDIGLFILCSIVARGGRFFVAAVLLNRYGDWIRVRIERHLGLWVAIGAVVLVLGFVIAIKLI; this is encoded by the coding sequence ATGGTGCTTGATCGCGGCGCCATGCTGAAACGTATCTACGACTGGTGCATCGACGCCGCCCACAAGCCCTACGCGCTCTGGATCATGGGCGCCGTGGCTTTCGCCGAAAGCTCGTTCTTCCCGGTGCCGCCGGACGTGATGCTGATCCCGATGTCGCTGGCGCGCCCGCAGCGCGCCTGGGTCTATGCCGCGGTCTGCACAGCCACCTCGGTGCTCGGGGGCATCCTGGGCTACGCCATCGGCGCGCTGCTCTATGACTCGGTCGGCCACTGGCTGATCCAGGTCTACGGCCTCGGCGACAAGGTCGATGCCTTCCGTGCTTCCTATGCCGAATGGGGCGCCGTGATCATCCTGCTCAAGGGGTTGACGCCGATCCCCTACAAGCTGGTCACCATCACCTCGGGCTTTGCCGGCTACGATATCGGGCTGTTCATCCTGTGCTCGATCGTCGCGCGCGGCGGACGCTTCTTCGTCGCCGCCGTGCTGCTCAATCGCTATGGCGACTGGATCCGCGTCAGGATCGAGCGGCATCTCGGCCTCTGGGTGGCGATCGGCGCCGTCGTGCTCGTGCTCGGCTTCGTGATAGCGATCAAGCTGATCTAG
- the hisE gene encoding phosphoribosyl-ATP diphosphatase — MSDSLERLYLAVLAARDLDPATSRTARLFQRGPAKMAKKLAEEAIEVVIDAVHGDSEAVIRESADLLYNLTVLWAAAGVRPGDVWREMARREDMLGIAEKLPKSSMKLPKVASPRVAARRPIVALEGRAARKRH, encoded by the coding sequence ATGAGTGATTCGCTTGAGCGGCTATATCTGGCTGTGCTCGCGGCCAGGGATCTTGATCCGGCAACATCGCGCACGGCCCGGCTGTTTCAGCGCGGGCCAGCCAAAATGGCGAAGAAGCTGGCCGAGGAGGCCATCGAGGTCGTCATCGACGCGGTCCACGGTGATAGCGAAGCCGTGATCAGGGAAAGCGCCGATCTGCTCTACAATCTCACCGTGCTCTGGGCTGCAGCCGGCGTGCGCCCCGGCGACGTCTGGCGCGAGATGGCCCGGCGCGAAGACATGCTCGGCATCGCCGAGAAGCTGCCGAAGTCGTCGATGAAGCTGCCCAAGGTCGCCTCGCCGCGCGTCGCCGCGCGGCGGCCAATTGTCGCGCTCGAGGGCCGCGCCGCGCGCAAACGCCACTAG